A genomic segment from Nymphalis io chromosome 15, ilAglIoxx1.1, whole genome shotgun sequence encodes:
- the LOC126773763 gene encoding myosin heavy chain, muscle isoform X16 translates to MPKPQVQEGEDPDPTPYLFVSLEQKRIDQSKPYDGKKACWVPDEKEGFVQGEIKATKGDLVTVNLPGGEEKTLKKELLSQVNPPKFEKVEDMADLTYLNEAAVLHNLRQRYYAKLIYTYSGLFCVAINPYKRFPVYTFRCAKLYRGKRRSEVPPHIFAISDGAYVNMLTNHENQSMLITGESGAGKTENTKKVIAYFATVGAAQKKDPSQDKGKGSLEDQVVQTNPVLEAFGNAKTVRNDNSSRFGKFIRIHFGPSGKLAGADIETYLLEKARVISQQALERSYHIFYQMMSGSVSGLKDMCLLSNDIHDYYIVSQGKTTIPNVDDGEECLLTDQAFDILGFTQEEKDNVYKITAAVMHMGCMKFKQRGREEQAEADGTEDGDKVAKLLGVDCADLYKNLLKPRIKVGNEFVTQGRNKDQVTNSVGALCKGMFDRLFKWLVKKCNETLDTKQKRQHFIGVLDIAGFEIFDYNGFEQLCINFTNEKLQQFFNHHMFVLEQEEYKKEGINWTFIDFGMDLLACIDLIEKPMGILSILEEESMFPKATDQTFVEKLNNNHLGKSAPYLKPKPPKPGCQAAHFAIGHYAGNVGYNITGWLEKNKDPLNDTVVDQFKKGANKLLVEIFADHPGQSGDAGAGGGGGKGGRGKKGGGFATVSSAYREQLNNLMTTLRSTQPHFVRCIIPNELKQAGLIDSHLVMHQLTCNGVLEGIRICRKGFPNRMVYPDFKLRYKILAPQAAEKETDPKKIAQVILEATGLDVESYRLGHTKVFFRAGVLGQMEELRDDRLSKIVSWLQAYIRGYLSRKDFKKLQEQRLALQVVQRNLRKYLQLRTWPWWKLWQRVKPLLNVTRIEDEIAKLEEKAQKAQEAFEKEEKLRKEVEALNSKLLEEKQALLASLEGEKGSLSETQERANKLQAQKADLEGQLRDTQDRLTQEEDARNQLFQAKKKLEQEISGLKKDVEDLELNVQKAEQDKATKDHQIRNLNDEIAHQDELINKLNKEKKLQGESNQKTSEELQAAEDKVNHLNKVKQKLEQTLDELEDSLEREKKLRGDVEKQRRKVEGDLKLTQEAVSDLERNKKELEQTIQRKDKEISSLTAKLEDEQSLVSKVQKQIKELQARIEELEEEVESERQARAKAEKQRADLARELEELGERLEEAGGATSAQIELNKKREAELSKLRRDLEEANIQHESTLANLRKKHNDAVAEMGEQLDQLNKLKAKAEKERSQYFSEVNDLRAGLDHLSNEKAAQEKIVKQLQHQLNEVQSKADESNRTLNDLDAAKKKLSIENSDLLRQLEEAESQVSQLSKIKVSLTTQLEDTKRLADEEARERATLLGKFRNLEHDLDNIREQVEEEAEGKADLQRQLSKANAEAQLWRSKYESEGVARSEELEEAKRKLQARLAEAEETIESLNQKVVALEKTKQRLATEVEDLQLEVDRATAIANAAEKKQKAFDKIIGEWKLKVDDLAAELDASQKECRNYSTELFRLKGAYEEGQEQLEAVRRENKNLADEVKDLLDQIGEGGRNIHEIEKARKRLEAEKDELQAALEEAEAALEQEENKVLRAQLELSQVRQEIDRRIQEKEEEFENTRKNHQRALDSMQASLEAEAKGKAEALRMKKKLEADINELEIALDHANKANAEAQKNIKRYQAQIKDLQTALEEEQRARDDAREQLGISERRANALQNELEESRTLLEQADRARRQAEQELGDAHEQLNELSAQSASLSAAKRKLESELQTLHSDLDELLNEAKNSEEKAKKAMVDAARLADELRAEQEHAQTQEKLRKALEQQIKELQVRLDEAEANALKGGKKAIQKLEQRVRELENELDGEQRRHADAQKNLRKAERRIKELTFQAEEDRKNHERMQDLVDKLQQKIKTYKRQIEEAEEIAALNLAKFRKAQQELEEAEERADLAEQAISKFRGKGRAGSAARGVSPAPQRTRPAFDGFGTFPPRFDLAPENDF, encoded by the exons ATGCCGAAGCCACAAGTACAAGAGGGTGAGGACCCCGATCCGACCCCATACCTGTTCGTCTCTCTCGAACAAAAGCGTATCGACCAGAGCAAGCCCTACGATGGCAAGAAGGCTTGCTGGGTTCCAGACGAAAAAGAGGGCTTCGTGCAGGGTGAAATTAAGGCCACCAAGGGTGACCTGGTGACCGTCAACCTTCCCGGAGGCGAG GAGAAGACATTAAAAAAGGAACTCCTCTCACAAGTAAACCCGCCGAAATTCGAGAAAGTCGAAGACATGGCTGACTTGACGTATCTTAACGAGGCTGCCGTACTTCACAACCTTCGACAACGATACTATGCGAaacttatatat ACTTACTCGGGTCTCTTCTGTGTGGCCATCAACCCTTACAAGAGATTCCCCGTGTACACCTTCCGATGTGCCAAGCTTTACCGAGGCAAGCGTCGTTCGGAAGTGCCACCCCACATTTTCGCCATTTCCGACGGCGCCTACGTCAACATGTTAACCAACCACGAAAATCAATCTATGTTGATTAC TGGTGAGTCTGGTGCCGGAAAGACTGAGAACACGAAGAAGGTAATTGCTTACTTCGCCACCGTTGGTGCTGCGCAAAAGAAAGACCCGTCGCAGGACAAAGGAAAGGGATCCCTGGAAGACCAGGTCGTCCAAACTAACCCTGTGCTTGAAGCCTTCGGTAACGCCAAGACTGTGCGTAACGACAACTCCTCGCGTTTC GGTAAATTCATCCGTATTCACTTCGGCCCCTCTGGAAAACTGGCTGGTGCTGACATTGAGACCT ACCTGCTCGAGAAGGCTCGTGTAATTTCCCAGCAAGCCCTTGAGCGTTCTTACCACATCTTCTACCAGATGATGTCTGGTTCCGTAAGCGGTCTTAAAG ACATGTGTCTGCTGTCAAACGACATACATGATTATTACATCGTATCGCAAGGAAAAACTACAATCCCAAACGTAGATGATGGCGAGGAATGTCTGTTGACCGAT CAAGCCTTCGACATTCTTGGTTTTACCCAAGAAGAGAAGGACAATGTATACAAGATCACCGCCGCTGTCATGCACATGGGTTGTATGAAGTTCAAGCAGAGGGGTCGTGAGGAACAGGCTGAAGCTGATGGCACTGAG GACGGTGACAAGGTTGCCAAGCTCCTCGGTGTTGACTGCGCTGACTTGTACAAGAACTTGCTGAAGCCCCGCATCAAGGTCGGAAACGAATTCGTGACCCAGGGTCGTAACAAGGACCAAGTCACCAACTCCGTCGGTGCTCTTTGTAAGGGCATGTTCGATCGTCTCTTCAAGTGGCTCGTCAAGAAGTGTAATGAAACCCTAGACACCAAGCAGAAGAGACAGCACTTCATCGGTGTACTGGATATTGCTGGTTTCGAAATCTTCGAC tacAACGGTTTCGAGCAACTCTGCATTAACTTCACAAACGAGAAGCTCCAGCAATTCTTTAACCATCACATGTTCGTACTCGAACAAGAGGAGTACAAGAAAGAGGGCATCAACTGGACCTTCATCGATTTCGGAATGGACTTGCTAGCTTGTATCGATTTGATCGAGAAG CCCATGGGTATCCTCTCAATTCTTGAGGAAGAGTCTATGTTCCCGAAAGCTACCGACCAGACTTTCGTTGAGAAGTTGAACAACAACCACTTGGGTAAATCTGCTCCTTACCTGAAGCCTAAGCCCCCCAAGCCTGGTTGCCAAGCCGCTCACTTCGCTATTGGTCACTACGCCGGTAAT gtCGGTTACAACATCACTGGCTGGCTTGAAAAGAACAAGGACCCTCTTAACGACACTGTCGTTGACCAATTCAAGAAGGGTGCCAACAAACTGTTGGTGGAAATTTTCGCTGACCATCCTGGCCAGTCTGGTGATGCTGGAGCTGGTGGTGGTGGCGGCAAGG GAGGTCGCGGTAAGAAGGGAGGTGGTTTTGCTACTGTCTCATCTGCCTACAGg GAACAACTTAACAATCTGATGACAACGCTGAGGTCCACTCAACCTCACTTCGTGCGTTGTATCATTCCCAATGAATTGAAACAGGCTG GTCTCATCGACTCTCACCTTGTGATGCACCAGCTCACCTGTAACGGTGTGCTTGAAGGCATCCGTATTTGCCGTAAAGGTTTCCCCAACAGGATGGTCTACCCAGACTTCAAGCTCCG ctACAAGATCCTGGCCCCTCAAGCTGCGGAAAAAGAAACTGACCCTAAGAAAATCGCCCAAGTCATCTTAGAAGCTACGGGCTTGGATGTCGAGTCCTACCGTCTGGGTCATACCAAG GTATTCTTCCGCGCTGGTGTTCTGGGTCAGATGGAAGAATTGCGTGACGACAGGCTGTCTAAGATCGTATCTTGGCTCCAGGCCTACATCCGTGGTTACCTGTCCCGTAAGGACTTCAAGAAGTTGCAGGAACAGAG ATTGGCTCTCCAAGTTGTCCAACGCAACTTGCGCAAGTACTTGCAGCTCCGCACCTGGCCATGGTGGAAACTGTGGCAGAGGGTCAAGCCCCTCCTCAACGTCACCCGCATCGAGGATGAGATCGCG AAACTGGAGGAGAAGGCTCAAAAAGCCCAGGAGGCGTTTGAGAAGGAAGAAAAACTCCGCAAGGAGGTTGAGGCCCTCAACTCTAAACTGCTTGAGGAGAAGCAAGCCCTACTTGCTTCCCTCGAGGGAGAAAAGGGTTCTCTCTCTGAAACCCAGGAGCGTGCCAACAAACTCCAGGCACAGAAGGCTGATCTCGAGGGTCAACTTAgg gACACGCAAGACCGTCTCACCCAGGAAGAGGATGCCCGCAACCAACTATTCCAAGCCAAGAAGAAGTTGGAGCAGGAAATCTCTGGTTTAAAGAAAGATGTAGAAGACCTCGAATTAAACGTCCAGAAGGCTGAACAGGATAAGGCTACCAAGGACCACCAAATCCGCAACTTAAACGATGAAATCGCCCACCAGGACGAGCTCATTAACAAACTCAACAAGGAAAAGAAACTTCAAGGAGAATCTAACCAGAAGACCTCTGAGGAGCTGCAAGCCGCTGAGGACAAGGTTAACCACCTCAACAAGGTCAAGCAGAAGCTCGAGCAGACCCTTGATGAGCTCGAAGACTCATTGGAGCGTGAAAAGAAACTGCGCGGTGATGTTGAAAAGCAGAGGAGGAAGGTTGAAGGCGACCTTAAACTTACCCAGGAAGCCGTCTCCGACCTCGAACGCAACAAAAAGGAACTCGAACAAACCATTCAGCGCAAGGACAAGGAAATCTCTTCTCTCACTGCCAAGCTCGAAGACGAACAATCTTTGGTCAGCAAGGTCCAGAAACAGATCAAAGAACTGCAAGCCCGCATCGAGGAACTGGAAGAGGAAGTCGAATCCGAACGCCAGGCCCGTGCTAAGGCTGAGAAGCAGCGCGCTGATCTTGCTCGTGAACTCGAAGAGCTGGGTGAACGTCTTGAGGAAGCCGGTGGTGCCACCTCTGCTCAAATTGAACTTAACAAGAAGCGTGAGGCTGAGCTCAGCAAACTCCGTCGTGACTTGGAAGAAGCTAACATTCAGCACGAGTCCACCCTCGCTAACCTCCGCAAGAAGCACAACGATGCCGTTGCGGAAATGGGTGAGCAACTCGACCAGCTCAACAAGCTTAAGGCTAA GGCTGAGAAAGAGCGCTCTCAATACTTTAGCGAAGTCAATGACCTTCGCGCCGGTCTCGACCACTTGTCCAACGAAAAG GCTGCTCAAGAAAAGATCGTCAAGCAACTTCAACACCAGCTCAACGAGGTTCAAAGCAAGGCTGATGAATCCAACCGCACCCTCAATGACCTGGATGCCGCTAAGAAGAAGTTGTCCATTGAGAACTCCGACCTGCTCCGCCAGTTGGAGGAGGCTGAGTCCCAGGTGTCGCAGCTCTCCAAGATTAAGGTGTCTCTCACCACTCAGCTGGAAGACACCAAGAGGCTCGCCGACGAAGAGGCCAGG GAACGCGCTACTTTGCTTGGCAAATTCCGCAACCTCGAACACGACTTGGACAACATCCGCGAGCAAGTGGAAGAGGAAGCCGAAGGCAAGGCTGACTTACAGCGTCAACTGTCGAAGGCTAACGCTGAAGCTCAACTCTGGCGCTCCAAGTACGAGTCCGAGGGTGTTGCCCGCTCCGAGGAACTCGAGGAAGCCAAGCGCAAGCTCCAAGCTCGTCTTGCCGAAGCCGAAGAAACCATCGAATCTCTCAACCAGAAGGTTGTTGCTCTCGAAAAGACCAAGCAGCGCCTTGCCACCGAAGTCGAGGACTTGCAACTCGAGGTTGACCGTGCCACCGCCATCGCTAACGCTGCTGAGAAGAAGCAAAAGGCCTTTGATAAGATCATCGGTGAATGGAAGCTCAAGGTTGATGACCTTGCTGCCGAACTTGATGCCAGCCAAAAGGAATGCCGTAACTACTCTACCGAATTATTCCGCCTTAAGGGTGCCTACGAGGAAGGTCAGGAACAACTCGAGGCCGTGCGCCGTGAAAACAAGAACCTCGCCGATGAAGTCAAGGATCTGCTTGATCAGATTGGCGAAGGTGGCCGCAACATCCACGAAATCGAGAAGGCCAGGAAGCGTCTTGAAGCTGAAAAAGACGAACTCCAGGCCGCTCTCGAGGAAGCCGAAGCAGCTCTTGAGCAGGAAGAAAACAAGGTTCTGCGTGCTCAACTCGAGCTGTCTCAGGTTAGACAGGAAATTGACAGGAGGATCCAGGAGAAGGAAGAGGAATTCGAGAATACCCGCAAGAACCACCAACGTGCCTTGGACTCTATGCAAGCTTCCCTTGAAGCAGAAGCTAAGGGCAAGGCTGAGGCCCTGCGCATGAAGAAGAAGTTGGAGGCTGACATCAATGAACTCGAGATCGCCCTCGACCACGCTAACAAGGCTAACGCTGAAGCCCAGAAGAACATTAAACGTTACCAGGCACAGATCAAGGACCTCCAAACTGCCTTGGAAGAAGAACAGCGTGCTCGTGATGATGCCCGCGAACAGCTTGGAATCTCAGAGCGTCGTGCTAACGCCCTCCAAAATGAGCTCGAGGAATCTCGTACGCTCCTTGAACAAGCCGACCGTGCTCGTCGTCAAGCTGAACAAGAACTTGGTGATGCCCACGAACAGCTCAACGAACTTTCTGCTCAAAGCGCTTCCCTCTCTGCTGCTAAGAGGAAACTCGAGTCTGAGCTCCAAACCCTGCACTCTGACCTTGACGAACTCCTTAACGAGGCTAAGAACTCCGAGGAGAAGGCAAAGAAAGCCATGGTTGATGCAGCCAGGCTTGCCGACGAACTCCGTGCTGAGCAAGAACACGCCCAGACCCAGGAGAAGCTTCGCAAGGCACTTGAACAGCAGATCAAGGAATTGCAAGTCAGACTTGATGAAGCTGAAGCTAACGCACTCAAGGGAGGCAAGAAGGCCATCCAGAAACTTGAACAAAGAGTAAGGGAGCTTGAAAACGAGCTTGATGGTGAACAGAGGAGGCACGCTGATGCACAGAAGAACCTGCGCAAGGCTGAAAGACGCATCAAGGAATTGACCTTCCAGGCCGAAGAAGACCGCAAGAACCATGAACGCATGCAGGATCTGGTCGACAAACTGCAGCAGAAGATCAAGACCTACAAGAGGCAGATCGAAGAAGCCGAAGAGATCGCCGCCCTTAACTTGGCTAAGTTCCGTAAGGCACAGCAAGAATTGGAAGAAGCCGAAGAAAGGGCAGACCTTGCCGAGCAAGCTATCAGCAAATTCCGTGGCAAGGGACGCGCGGGATCAGCTGCGAGAGGAGTTAGTCCAGCG CCCCAACGTACGCGCCCCGCCTTTGACGGTTTCGGCACCTTCCCACCAAGGTTCGACCTGGCGCCCGAAAACGATTTCTAA